The genomic stretch GAGCAGGACGCGGAAGCGGTCCGCGTCTGGCGGGAGGAGACCTGGCCGGCGATCCGCGCGAAGGCGAAGACCGAGGGCGGGGAGGTGCTCTTCGCCGATCAGGTCGGCATCCGTTCCGACCAGGTCACCGGCCGCACCTGGGGTGAGCGGGGCCGCACACCGGTCGTGCACCGCACGGGCAACCGGTTCTCCGTCAACGCGATGTCCGCGATCAGCACGAAGGGCCGCATGCACTTCATGGTGTTCACCGAGACCTTCGACGCCGACGTCATGTGCCGCTTCCTGGACCGGCTCGTCGGCCACTTCGACCACAAGGTGCACCTCGTCCTGGACGGTCACTCCGCGCACCGATCCCGCAAGGTCCGCGCTTGGCTGGCCGATCATCCGGACCGGATCGAGCTGCACTTCCTGCCGTCGTACTCGCCGGAGCTGAATCCCGACGAGCTGGTCAACGCCGACCTCAAACGGAGTCTGCCCATGCACAGCCGGGCCCGCGACCAGGCCCAACTCGCCGCCGAGACCCGCAGGTTCTTCCACCGCCGCCAACGTCAGCCACATATCGTCCGCGGCTACTTCGGCGGCCCGCACGTCCGCTACATCCTCGAATAGAACCGATTGAGTTTCGGATCAATAGGAAGGTGTCCTCTGGGGGCGCTGTCCAGGTGCTCCCCGCCACCGGCATGAGCCTCCTGTTCTGTACGAACGGGGTGTTTACAGGTCGGTCCACGGGCGGGGTTCGCCTCCGGTCAACGGCGCCCACACTGCCCCGCCCGGGCCGTGGTTTTCGATGTCGTCGAGGATGCAGGCGCCGAGGGGGACTTCGCGGGCGAGGGCAGCAACGAGCGGTCGGCCGGTGACCCCGAGGCCGCGTGCGGGTACGCGCTCGCCGCGCTCGATCAGCTGGCCCGCACCTGGTACGCGATGGGCATGGACCGGGTGCGGGAGGTGCGGCGCGCGCTGGCGCCGCACCAGCACGAGCAGTGTGTGCGGGACCTGGATGACCGGCTCTACGGCTGGTCGACGACGGTCAGCGCGCTCGCTCGTTGAACTCCGCGATCTGCGGCGGCAGTTCGAGGAGGGTCTCGACTCGGAACGTCGGCAGCTTCTGTGCCTGCTCCGTATGCCACTGGATGGTTGCCCACGGGCCTCGGTGCACGAGCGCGGTGTGCATGCCGGCCACGCGGGCCGGGGCGATGTCGTTGTCGACGCGGTCACCGACGTACAGCATCTCGCCGACCTCGGCGGGAACGACATCGGCGACGCGGTCGAAGAACGCGCGGTCCGGCTTGCTGGCGCCCCAGTCGTCGGACGTGCCGATCAGGTCGACGTCGCCGCTGAACAACTCGCGGAGGATCTTCCCTGCGCGCACGGTCTGGTTCCCGGCGATGCCCAGCCACAGCCCGTCCGCGCGGAGGGCGGCGAGGGCGTCTCGGACGTCTGGGTAGAGGTCGGCCTCGCCGAAGGTCTCCGGCTGGCCCGCCTGGGCGCGCTTCTCGCGCTCTTCGTACAGGTCGAAGCCGGGGCGGAACTCCTGGAAGGTCTCGCGGTAGTCGCGGCCCTGGGCGATGACTGCCCCGAACATCGAGTGGAAGGTGTGGCGTGGCACCTGGAGCCAGTCGGCCCACGTGCCGTACTCCCGGGTCTCGTCTACGAGGCACTCGCCGACGTCGAAGATCACAGCGCGAATCATGGGGCGAGAGTACCGAGCGGCCCACCTTCACCTCCGGCGCACGGGCACGACGAAGCGCCCCCTTGCACGGCCCGGCCTGGGCGCGCAAGGGAGCATCGTCGTTCGGGGACCGTTCTCGGGAAGCTGGGTCTCGGGCCGCTGCGCGACGTGCTCGGCGCAATCGCGCAGGACGGAGTACCGCGGCCGTCGTCTGTGACGGCGGGCGACCGGCGGTGGACGACAGCGGACGTACCGAGACCTCGGGGCGGTCGAGGCTGACGCGGTGGAGGATCAGGCTGCCGTGGTAGCCGATGCGGCTGCCGACGAGCTGCGGGAGGTCCTTGGCGTGGCTGGGGCGGTGCCATGTGGCTCCAGCCGGGGCGGCTCCAACTGGTCCCAGTTGGCGGATGATTCGTGAGGATCGGGCGTCGTGCGGTGGCCCCGGAGGGCGGCTTTTTTTGGGACCACTGAGGCGGTGAGGGAAGAGTGACGGCCGCGTGAGAGCGTCGGCATG from Streptomyces davaonensis JCM 4913 encodes the following:
- a CDS encoding IS630 family transposase gives rise to the protein MSELVGDARQLSPSAQEALRLRAVAALVAGRDREDVAAVFRVSLKAVDNWWAKWLAGGREALVAQPRGRRVGEHQVLDAVEQQAIRQAVLDHRPCDLGLAGQLWTRAGVGGLIAKLYRVRLTEQGVGKYLRRWGLSFQRPDKRAVEQDAEAVRVWREETWPAIRAKAKTEGGEVLFADQVGIRSDQVTGRTWGERGRTPVVHRTGNRFSVNAMSAISTKGRMHFMVFTETFDADVMCRFLDRLVGHFDHKVHLVLDGHSAHRSRKVRAWLADHPDRIELHFLPSYSPELNPDELVNADLKRSLPMHSRARDQAQLAAETRRFFHRRQRQPHIVRGYFGGPHVRYILE
- a CDS encoding HAD family hydrolase is translated as MIRAVIFDVGECLVDETREYGTWADWLQVPRHTFHSMFGAVIAQGRDYRETFQEFRPGFDLYEEREKRAQAGQPETFGEADLYPDVRDALAALRADGLWLGIAGNQTVRAGKILRELFSGDVDLIGTSDDWGASKPDRAFFDRVADVVPAEVGEMLYVGDRVDNDIAPARVAGMHTALVHRGPWATIQWHTEQAQKLPTFRVETLLELPPQIAEFNERAR